Below is a genomic region from Eupeodes corollae chromosome 1, idEupCoro1.1, whole genome shotgun sequence.
ATTCCATTCTTTGAAAGGCGATATTTGACATCTAAGTGcatattttaatatctgtttttaaAGATGTGAGTCAGgccttttcataacttttttttatgtaatcagtatttgattttagaattttgtgGCATACCGGAATCAGTATGGATTGTATATGTAGGTGTTGAGTTATCCAGTTTAAAGATGCGCTTGAAAAATAAACGTTGATTTACTTCAACCTTTTCGAAGTTTTTATAGCCAAACACTTGATTTGTACTTGTTGCAGGAGAAATTTCTCCACATAAGGTTTATTGCCGTTTTGGATCCAgtgcatttttcttttacatgtgTGCGAAAATCAAGGTTACGAGTTATCAAGAAACCTAAGTATTTTAACTGATTTACTTTCTATTGGTTCACGTTCCAAAAACCATTTCCATTGGGAAGTTGTTCTTCCATGAGTATGTTATGCTCCTAATTCCGTTATTTGTCCTCACCGCCACCCCTGGCAATATGAGAGAAGTTACTGTTGGCATATGACTAGAGTAATTCGCAGTTTGAACCTCGAAGTTTACGATAATACTTAACCAGTTTCCTCTCGCGAAACAATAATCGATTACTGAACTGCCTTGAACCGATACGAAAGTGAGTTCGACATTTTTGTCTGTTTTAGTTATTCCATTTGATATCATGAAATCAAAGTCATCAATAAATACTAGAAATTGCCTCTTTTCgaacattttttcgtttttcattagctttcattaataaaaagttgtaattctgtaaattcacttAACCAATTATTGCAATTAAGATAGGTGGGAATAATGTAATATGGTTCATGCCTATAGTTCAGTTCTATAACAGTTTTCATACCTATTGatgtaatttttacaaaattttttaaattacatttagtTTCTATTAAAAAGCCACCGCTTGCTCTACCAAAAATACTTCTTCTAGTAGctgaaaaaatagataaaagccGTATTTATATTACAGAATAAAGGATTGGAGAGAAAAGTAAAAGTTCCGTTTAAAAGAAGACCGTTAAATATAAACATGAACACAAAATATAATACTTAAAATCGACGCAGAAgattttacaaataacaaatgctcgcatgtctcGCACAATTAGTATGCTTTTATTATGTACACAGCTTAAGAcgcaaaagtaaaataaaatcaaaatatgttttaatggCTTTAATATTTACTCTAAGCTTTTAGCTTTTCAACAACATGTTTGTACCCATTTTCAACAATTGTAAATTCTTGATGCAACTGTAAGATTCTATCCTCCATTGTTGGTATTGTAGCCCGCAACCATTGCGTATCTAGCTTTGCCTTTTCCATTCTTTTTATATCACTCAGTTGCTTATGGTAGCCCGCATTGAGCCGTTTCTTAACATCTAAGCGATATACTTTGTACTCTTCAACATCGTACACATTGGTGTAATATAAGCGCAAAATTTCATACACTTTACGGCACTGTTTTGGATTGATCTATTAGAAAAAACAACGAAAGACAAGtaggtaatttttaaaaagattgtttGCTATGAGGTTATTTAACTTACTTTGAGTTTCTCCCTTGCTTCCCTCACCATATCCTTAGAGAAACCTTTTCTTACTAGATCCTTTTTGAAACTGTCTAATTCTAAGCACAATTGTGAGTCTACGAAATTTCTCAATCTTTGAAAGTCCTCCGAAGGATCTTCAACTGTGATATCAATAACACTTTTCTGCCCTTGGTAATACTTGTAGATGGTTTGAATGAAATTTGTGCCTATACGCAATTTTTGGAACGGGGGAAGAACCAACATTTGACTTATTCTTGGGCGAATATTTTGAGGATATGCATAGTACTCGTAGACGGTTGTGTAGCCTGTGGCGGCATATTGATAAACGCCAtcttggtttttatatttttcatagcTTAAACGAAATTCAAGTGAACAACATAGGATGAACCTATAATTAAAACACGGTAATACAAATTACTTACCATACAAAATAACTCCATTGAGGGTCATCAACATCGATATAGGAGGCAGCATCAACAAACCATAATACAAAAGTTTCCAGCCTTACGAAGAACTTCAAAAAAGAAGGTGTTTTGTAGTCACAATGATAGATCTCAAAGAAGCGCTCTTTTCCATTGCTGTCTACGCTTTTGTGTTCTGATAATTTTTCGCCGAAAGGTTGAAATTTATCTGCTTtatccaaggttttaagaaactCATCCAAATTGACAAAATAGCATCCCTCGGGGAGCTTTGATGCTATTGTGCTAGCAATGTCGTCTGCTTTAATGTCTCCATTTGAAATGTCTTCAACTTTCTTGTTGTATTTAATACCAATGTATATTTGCAAAGGTCCTGCTGTATACAAAATCTGAACTTTGAGATTCTCATAGCCAAAGATGCTTTCACTTTCGCCAAATATTTGATGCGCCATAAGAGGACAGAATTTGAGGGAATCATCGTCAACGTCTTCTTTGAAACGtactaaattgaaaattgattagtttaaaaaataaatttaaaggatTCTTGatttaaatacttaatttgAATTCGATAACTTCCAAAGCATCGAGgacaaaattttgtaagttaTGAATTTGAGTAGAATCCAATGGTTTGGTTTGAGCCATTTGGTTGCagggtttttggtttttagaaaacttgaaaacaaattgtatatttaGATTTAGCTTAAagcgatacaaaaattattttaactgaaaaaacacaaattgaaattCCGACTGAAAATATACAACAACCGAGGAACAAGGGAACACAAGATTTTTGCggcaaaaataatttatgaacaaataaattgacagctattgtttttgttgtgttgggCTCACTTATGCAATTTGAGCAAATTAAAGTCGACCACACACTTTGCACAAAAATCAATGTCAgggttcaaaaaattaaacgaaagagaaaaattaagaatttatagaaattatttatttttgttttagacttttagttgggtttttattttacttcgtttcaacaaattaaaaactaggCTTATTCTGAAAAACGTCAAGACAATTTTCGATAACAGATAAAACATATGTATAcgctttattgaaaaatttaaggcGGAAAACACAACAACGGGTTAGTGAGTAGAAATAAGTcagtaataatttattattgaataTAGATTTTCGGATTGTGAAAATTAGGAGACAGGTAGGTTttgctaaaattaaataaacagtatGGATGAAGGACAGAAGgtttttataattctttatataataaaaacgtATTAAAAATCGATTAAAGGTGAACAAAACGtacaaaatgcaaacatttttgttagacTTGCAACATTGTGGCAACACTGATGCAGACGAAGAACCTATAATAAAGATGAACATGTTTTTCTTAACTATAATCTTGACTTCTGCATAAAAGGAATTTAGTATAATGTAGAAGTGAATATCTTTTTTGGTCTTTTCTCTCTGGGCTttaccaataatcaaaattagagctcacttaaatatttaactgggttttaaatattttgccattccaataaacattttaaagtagttttcacatgagcgcgaccaacgaacgacgaatgaattacaaatgtgaatttttatacgtttgaagacattatttccacacaaatttttaacaaaacgatagcaataaagtttctatttgatttatgaaacatacttttacttttcaatctcatatattaataaatttaagaaaacaaatgtattcgtcgcgaacaaaatttaagtttatacgaactgtcaaactatattcgcgttccacattatccacactcccaacgaataaaataattgcgcgtacttaacctaaaataaTCATTCTTGTTcattcattcgcgacgaattagaaactctcatgtgaaagaaatgtcaaaatcgacgaatattcgttcattcgttggtcgtgctcatgtgaataatgcttaATAGTTAGGTTAAGGGCTAACGCCCAGTTAAATTTATTGTTGGGAAACTCAACTATAAACAGagtgttaaattaaaatccatGGTTTGCACTGTAGTTTTGACAGCACACGCAACAAGTACTTTTGAGGTCACAAGAGTTGAGATTTGTTGTGATAGTTGTCTGCTGATTGTTCGTGgcaatccttaaaaaaaagtaagtcgaATAAAAGCTGTTTTAACATATAATTGTGATTATGTCTTTCAAGTTTAtgcaggaaaacaaaaatatttacctgtAGTGCCGATGAAACTCTGTATGGTCATAGTTTGAaagtaattcaattttatctttATATACTTTTTGCCTCCTTGCTTCGGCAACATTTTATGTTCGCAAATTTTACTAATGTCAATTCAATGCTGTATTTTTGACAGAGAATGTAGTAGATATTGTAATAGAAGGCTAATTAGTAAAAGACGTGTTTATTTTGGTTATAAGTATACACGCAAATTAACTcgctgttaaaatttaactcagCGATACCTAAATGTGAGTTTAGCGATTCATTATTGGTAAATCCTTCTATCTCACAAACCTTAATTTAATATGTAGCATccctttttacttgcgacatgtAGGAACTATATGGTAAGTTTTGAATTCGTAGAAATTTCGAGCtcgattttaatgaaacatgacattacgatggtagagaagtagAAAACGCCGATTCCGTCCATCCGTCTGTGTCTGTCCTGGCCTCTAAGGCCCAAAGCATTGGAtcgattaatttgaaaataatggtTTTAGGCCGATTGgcgttaggtgtttttttttttattttattgcaaattttgttcgtacaaaattgaaaattcgaattttctcaaaaaggaatacatatgtagatagattttttttaattgttggtaattttttttcatttggctTCTCTCAacataaagaatatttttgtattgcttcagGAAGGTACCCGCCAAAGaacagtttttaagttttttcttatattgtcTCAATAAATTTGATGATCGAAAATGacattgctttaatttttgagatagaaaaaaacaagaaggaTTGATAAATCAGTGCTTAGTTTGTGAAGACGGGCGAGgataaaatcgaaaatttgtgtattcaaacaaataaaaaaaacaactccttAACTAAAACCATTGAGTGTCTCTCATGGGTCAACGAGAGCACCTGAAGGCAGCCAAGGAACAACTTCTCAGCACTATCGAGAGGGAAGCTGCTGTGCTGCGGCACATATATGGGTTCGAGGTATCGACCGACTTCGCTTCCAGCTTCGGATACGAAGTGGACATCATGCTGCAGCGATTTGCGCCTGTTGAAGAATTTTCTACTTAAGATGACGTCATGGATCCAACCAACGAAGCTTCTCCTGAGGGTACTGAGACATGCACTACCCATGCTACTCAAAAGAGGAAGAAGCTGTCGCAAGAGGAAACAACAGCGTTTCAACAAATAACACCCAAAGGCCAcgaacaacatcaacaaaaaccaTCCAACCCTCCCAAGAGGAAACTGCCTACCAAGCCCAAAGAGATGAGCTTGGAACCACGAGCATTGTTATCCAGTTCTGCCCCAGCCAACGATGCAGACTTCAATACCGTCACAGAACGCAAGCAACCTGCCCTTAAGTGCTATCACTTTAATGTCGCCTCCATGtacaaagattttaaattgaagaagGTTAAGTGTGGAGACGAGAATATTAACAAAACGGAGTCCATCATCCCAACTAAATCCAAGGCCCACTACGAAATAGTGAGGACTTACCTTCGGGAGAAGAAGGTCCAGAATATACTTATACCGCCAAAAAGGATAGGAAAAACATCCTGATTTTGAAAAAGCTCCACAACTTCTATCAGCCGTAGGAAATCATAAAGGAACTTAAAGCGCAAGTCTTCAAGACCACGAAAGCGTATCTGTTCCGCTCGAACAAGAGCAAAACGGCAAACTTCAATGCATTTGTCATTGAATTTGACAAGAACCTTTTTAACGAATCTGTTAAATGGTAGAAACTACGCCCCAACGAACTCACCCAATGCCGAAAATGCCAGTCGTTTGAGCATGTAAAAACCAACTGCGAGATGGTCCCTCGCTGTGTCAAATGCAGTGAAACCCACGAAGAAGAGCAGTGCAAGAGAACGGACCCAAACGTTGAAAAGCCGTACTGCATCCTTTGCATGGAAGAAGGACACCCAGCAAACTACGAGGGATGTTCAGTCCGTAAGCGAATTCTTGCCGATAAGAGGGAAAAGGAACACAACAGGATCGCCACCAAACAACAGGCAGCCACTAAAGCCTCAGCCAACGCCAACTTCGCTGCATCATCGGTAATAAGACCTGGTAAGTTATTTTCCgatataattaaaaactatagTTCTATTTCTAATACCAACATCAAGAAACGTTTCAACGTCATTAAACCAGGTCCCGATAcgtttaagcaaataaattaaatagtaGGAAAGAAATATCCTCTAAATAGTGAactacactgaaaaaaaaggTACGTAATATTGATGTAAAACTTCATTGTACCAATgtgttttacattatttttcagCCGATGTTGAAGAACATTGGCCAATGTATTGCAGTACATAACTTAATGTAAGCTTACATTGAGTAATGTACAATACATTGAGGCAATGTAAAAATACTTTAAGCTGATTTTTGGATCCCAATGCATATTATACATTAAGTTAATGTATGGTACATTGAAATAATGCAACAAGCACATTAAACCATAAAAAAGCTTTGCTGAAAGCTTCATAGGTTTTTCAATGAATTTATGTAAAGTGCATTGAACCAATGTGCAAAGTGATTGATTAAATG
It encodes:
- the LOC129938674 gene encoding histone acetyltransferase type B catalytic subunit; amino-acid sequence: MAQTKPLDSTQIHNLQNFVLDALEVIEFKLIRFKEDVDDDSLKFCPLMAHQIFGESESIFGYENLKVQILYTAGPLQIYIGIKYNKKVEDISNGDIKADDIASTIASKLPEGCYFVNLDEFLKTLDKADKFQPFGEKLSEHKSVDSNGKERFFEIYHCDYKTPSFLKFFVRLETFVLWFVDAASYIDVDDPQWSYFVCYEKYKNQDGVYQYAATGYTTVYEYYAYPQNIRPRISQMLVLPPFQKLRIGTNFIQTIYKYYQGQKSVIDITVEDPSEDFQRLRNFVDSQLCLELDSFKKDLVRKGFSKDMVREAREKLKINPKQCRKVYEILRLYYTNVYDVEEYKVYRLDVKKRLNAGYHKQLSDIKRMEKAKLDTQWLRATIPTMEDRILQLHQEFTIVENGYKHVVEKLKA